A stretch of Bacteroidales bacterium DNA encodes these proteins:
- a CDS encoding YqgE/AlgH family protein — protein sequence MEEFDDIFIVNDDSAKVRKGSILISEPLGRDMFFKKSVVLIVEHNRKGTVGFVLNKPLFLPMQEIFDKFPSIPDNVSLGGPVELNSLHFIHTLGDRFGEAKKLKSNLYWGGDFEQMQMLMKAGSVDTTQIKFFVGYSGWEPGQLDDELSRSQWVVSKLSADKIINSPRDLWDECIESLGQRFKPWLHVPDEPAMN from the coding sequence ATGGAAGAGTTTGACGACATATTTATTGTAAATGATGATTCAGCAAAGGTTCGCAAAGGTTCTATTCTTATTTCAGAACCCTTGGGACGTGATATGTTTTTTAAAAAATCGGTTGTCCTAATAGTCGAACATAATAGAAAAGGGACAGTTGGCTTTGTTCTAAACAAACCACTTTTCCTTCCAATGCAAGAAATTTTTGATAAATTTCCCAGTATTCCCGATAATGTCTCTTTGGGTGGTCCGGTAGAACTCAACTCCCTACATTTTATTCACACATTGGGCGACAGATTTGGAGAGGCAAAGAAGCTAAAATCAAACTTATACTGGGGAGGGGATTTTGAACAGATGCAAATGCTGATGAAAGCTGGTTCGGTTGACACAACACAAATAAAATTCTTTGTTGGATATAGTGGCTGGGAGCCAGGACAGTTAGACGACGAACTCTCTCGTTCACAATGGGTTGTTTCAAAATTATCTGCTGACAAAATAATTAATTCGCCACGCGATCTTTGGGACGAATGTATTGAATCGTTAGGACAACGATTTAAACCATGGCTACACGTCCCTGATGAGCCTGCAATGAACTAA
- a CDS encoding LemA family protein, which translates to MRKKTVWIIVIVLIALIAISPVISYNAMTKKEEAVTTQWSNVKNVYQRRLDLIPNLVNTVKGYADFEKETLTGVVEARSKATQTTIDPTNLSERNIEQFQSVQNELSGALSRLMITVERYPELKASQNFLELQAQLEGTENRIAVERRKFNEAAQDFNSYIRRFPKNIWANLFGFERKAYFEADTGAEKAPTVEF; encoded by the coding sequence ATGAGAAAAAAAACAGTATGGATAATTGTGATTGTTTTAATCGCACTTATTGCAATTTCGCCCGTAATATCTTATAACGCAATGACTAAAAAAGAAGAAGCCGTAACAACGCAGTGGAGCAATGTTAAGAACGTTTATCAACGTAGGTTAGACCTGATTCCCAACCTTGTGAACACCGTTAAAGGCTATGCCGACTTTGAAAAAGAGACTCTAACGGGAGTTGTTGAGGCTCGCTCGAAAGCAACTCAAACAACAATTGATCCAACAAACCTGAGCGAGAGGAATATTGAGCAGTTTCAGTCTGTACAAAACGAGTTGAGTGGCGCATTATCTCGTTTAATGATTACAGTGGAACGTTATCCGGAATTGAAAGCAAGCCAAAATTTTCTTGAGTTGCAAGCGCAACTTGAAGGTACTGAAAACCGTATTGCCGTTGAGAGAAGAAAATTTAATGAGGCAGCACAAGATTTTAATTCATATATCAGACGTTTTCCTAAAAACATTTGGGCAAATCTTTTTGGTTTCGAGCGAAAAGCTTATTTTGAGGCTGATACAGGTGCAGAAAAGGCACCAACTGTTGAGTTTTAG
- a CDS encoding TPM domain-containing protein gives MNSKDFFTTEQKQQIVDAIGEAELNTSGEIRVHIDTKCKTKNPIDRAVQIFNKLEMHKTDLQNGVLIYLSVLDRKFAIIGDEGIDKKVPDDFWNNTKNLMIDHFKKGEMVIGLTEGIKLAGLQLKEFFPYQADDVDELPDKISFG, from the coding sequence ATGAACTCAAAAGATTTTTTCACTACTGAGCAAAAACAGCAAATTGTTGACGCAATTGGCGAAGCAGAACTCAACACTTCGGGCGAAATTCGCGTGCATATAGATACGAAATGTAAAACGAAAAACCCAATCGACCGAGCCGTGCAAATATTCAATAAACTCGAAATGCACAAAACTGATTTGCAAAACGGTGTTTTAATTTATCTTTCTGTGTTGGATCGCAAGTTTGCGATTATCGGCGATGAGGGGATTGACAAAAAAGTGCCTGACGATTTTTGGAATAATACCAAAAATTTAATGATTGATCATTTCAAAAAAGGCGAAATGGTAATTGGGCTAACTGAAGGTATAAAACTTGCTGGTTTGCAACTAAAAGAGTTTTTCCCTTACCAAGCTGACGATGTTGATGAGTTACCCGACAAAATTTCTTTTGGATAA
- a CDS encoding TPM domain-containing protein — protein sequence MIRKLLFLLTYILFANLIFSQDLPDPMYPPRLFNDFVGILNAEETQALEQKLLAFNNSTSTQIYVIVVATTGDYEIGDYAQRIGEKWGVGQKGKDNGAVIVIVPKTKRRHGEIFIATGYGLEGVISDAIAKRIVEHEFIPILKNDTIEGNRYAIGINRSVDVMIQLASQEYSADEYYNSTIEKDSNLTAYIIFAIILIIMAILKPAGSSSSGGYSGGGGGYSRGGGFSGGGGGSFGGGGAGGRW from the coding sequence ATGATTCGAAAACTTCTTTTTCTATTAACATACATATTGTTTGCAAACCTCATATTTTCACAGGATTTGCCCGATCCAATGTATCCCCCACGACTATTTAACGACTTTGTTGGGATTTTGAACGCAGAGGAAACTCAAGCTTTGGAGCAAAAACTACTCGCATTTAATAACTCTACGTCAACTCAAATATACGTTATTGTTGTTGCCACAACTGGCGATTATGAGATTGGCGACTATGCCCAACGCATTGGTGAGAAATGGGGCGTTGGGCAAAAAGGCAAGGACAATGGGGCAGTTATAGTAATTGTGCCTAAAACAAAAAGACGTCACGGAGAAATTTTCATTGCAACAGGCTATGGACTCGAAGGCGTTATATCTGATGCGATTGCGAAACGCATTGTTGAACATGAATTTATACCCATTCTCAAAAACGATACAATTGAGGGTAATCGCTACGCTATTGGAATCAATCGTTCGGTTGATGTTATGATACAACTTGCCTCTCAGGAGTATTCTGCAGATGAATATTACAATTCCACCATTGAAAAAGACAGTAACCTGACTGCATATATAATATTTGCAATCATCCTGATTATTATGGCAATTCTTAAACCGGCAGGATCGTCAAGTAGTGGTGGCTATAGTGGCGGAGGTGGCGGCTATAGTAGAGGCGGAGGTTTTAGCGGTGGTGGTGGCGGCAGTTTTGGTGGCGGTGGTGCAGGAGGAAGATGGTAA
- a CDS encoding archaeosortase/exosortase family protein has product MKIWTKYKDNTIFRFVLSFAIGTGLNLLVTYSPIISSAIKNFITSLNLSTLMTYLTTKHLNLLGVSAFMTGNMITIGENSIYFTYACLGISNIVRFAGFILTYFGQFYKKLLYILVGIFVLLVANVSRVTFISIVISYDFGLFDFVHKYGTIFFVYGTIFLLWVVWSKINNR; this is encoded by the coding sequence GTGAAAATTTGGACAAAATATAAGGATAACACCATTTTCAGATTCGTTTTAAGCTTCGCAATTGGAACAGGCTTGAACTTATTAGTGACTTACTCTCCGATAATATCTAGTGCAATAAAAAACTTTATTACAAGTCTGAATCTTAGTACGTTGATGACGTATTTAACTACAAAACATTTAAATTTATTAGGGGTATCTGCTTTCATGACCGGCAATATGATTACTATTGGAGAGAATAGTATTTATTTCACGTATGCTTGTCTTGGAATTAGTAACATAGTCAGATTTGCAGGCTTTATTTTAACATATTTTGGACAATTTTATAAAAAGCTACTTTATATATTGGTAGGCATCTTTGTTTTATTGGTAGCAAATGTAAGTCGAGTCACTTTTATTAGCATAGTTATAAGTTATGATTTCGGTTTATTTGATTTTGTGCATAAATACGGGACAATTTTTTTCGTTTATGGAACGATTTTTCTTTTGTGGGTAGTGTGGTCTAAAATAAACAATAGATAG
- a CDS encoding polysaccharide deacetylase family protein has protein sequence MSSLYKIIASLFPYTVWRIPNSKREVYITFDDGPNPETTPFILETLKNFNAKATFFCIGKNVDRNPELYQKLINEGHSTGNHTYSHLKGWKTNNKEYFEDIDLASHYIDSKLFRPPYGRIKLSQIRRLRHDYRLIFWNILSQDYLETITPEKCLNNVIPHVKSGDIIVFHDSLKAFPRMSYALPKVLEFLQKNGFVCCPIIPIGHRYLQL, from the coding sequence TTGTCCAGCTTATACAAAATAATTGCTTCCCTTTTCCCTTATACTGTTTGGAGAATCCCAAATAGTAAAAGGGAAGTTTATATTACTTTTGATGATGGCCCAAATCCAGAAACTACTCCTTTTATTTTAGAAACTTTAAAAAATTTTAATGCAAAGGCAACCTTTTTTTGTATCGGCAAAAATGTAGATAGAAATCCTGAACTTTATCAAAAACTGATTAACGAGGGACACTCTACTGGAAACCACACATATAGCCACTTAAAAGGATGGAAAACTAATAACAAAGAGTATTTCGAGGACATTGATTTAGCTTCACACTACATTGACAGCAAACTGTTTAGACCGCCATACGGGCGTATAAAGTTGTCGCAGATAAGAAGATTAAGACATGATTATCGTTTAATATTCTGGAATATATTATCGCAAGATTATCTAGAGACAATAACACCCGAAAAATGTTTGAACAATGTTATTCCACACGTTAAATCAGGCGACATTATTGTTTTTCATGATTCACTGAAAGCTTTTCCACGCATGAGTTATGCCTTACCAAAGGTTTTGGAGTTTTTGCAAAAAAACGGATTTGTTTGTTGCCCAATTATACCGATTGGACATCGGTATTTACAATTGTAA
- the sppA gene encoding signal peptide peptidase SppA yields MKSFFKYFFASLLAMIVALFLSIFIFVGAIASLMTFDKPKVATVKPNTTIVFELNRSIVDRTSDNPFENFSFGELSGKSDKSSVGLNKILENLKKAKDDENIKGVLLRPDMLSSGMATVEEIRNALIEFKESGKFLISYADIYTQKAYYLASVSDKIYLNPEGVMQFNGLAGNVMLYKRTLDKLGVEPQVIRHGRFKSAVEPFIQDNISPENRLQIETYLESMWTHMLTGIGQARSIEVSALRDYANQFAMLNPEVAVNNKMIDGARYYDEVCDEIKSLSETDSTEDFNTISLYKYTNVPGKKSDKLIIDQSKIAIIYAQGEIGTGKGSNTEIGVENISKALAEARKDKSVKAVVLRINSPGGSALTSETILREAKLTQKEKPLIVSMGNVAASGGYYIACAADTIVASPNTITGSIGVFGIMFNAEKLLNSKLGITVNTVKTDQYADMGSQMRKMTHAEEQIIRQQIVRVYKTFVGHVSEARKMSFDEVDKIGEGRVWTGIDAKNVGLVDLFGGLNDAVRIAAEKAKVEDYRIVELPTLKDPFKVLLEEFETEVVARISGDKIVAAKYLQHITSALKMSGIQARMEYDLDIN; encoded by the coding sequence ATGAAAAGTTTTTTTAAATATTTTTTCGCATCGCTACTTGCAATGATTGTAGCACTTTTTCTATCGATATTTATTTTCGTTGGTGCTATTGCCAGTCTTATGACTTTTGATAAACCGAAAGTAGCTACAGTTAAACCTAACACAACGATTGTTTTTGAGCTAAATCGCTCTATTGTAGACCGAACATCAGACAATCCATTTGAAAATTTTTCGTTTGGAGAATTGTCAGGCAAGTCAGACAAATCTTCTGTAGGATTAAACAAAATCCTTGAAAATTTGAAAAAAGCTAAAGATGATGAGAATATTAAGGGTGTTTTACTACGTCCCGATATGCTTTCATCAGGAATGGCTACTGTAGAAGAGATACGAAATGCTTTGATAGAGTTTAAAGAGTCGGGGAAATTTTTAATCAGTTATGCCGATATTTATACTCAAAAAGCATATTACTTGGCATCGGTTAGTGACAAAATTTATCTTAACCCCGAAGGGGTCATGCAATTTAACGGATTAGCAGGAAATGTTATGCTTTATAAGCGCACTCTTGACAAATTGGGTGTTGAGCCACAAGTTATTAGACACGGACGTTTCAAATCTGCAGTAGAGCCATTTATTCAAGACAATATCAGTCCGGAGAACCGTTTACAGATTGAAACATACCTAGAGTCAATGTGGACACACATGCTTACTGGTATTGGTCAAGCGCGCTCAATTGAAGTATCAGCACTGCGGGATTATGCAAATCAGTTTGCTATGCTCAATCCAGAAGTTGCTGTAAACAACAAAATGATTGATGGAGCGCGATATTACGATGAGGTCTGTGACGAAATAAAATCGTTATCAGAAACTGACTCAACAGAGGATTTTAATACAATAAGTTTATATAAATATACAAATGTGCCGGGCAAGAAGTCGGATAAATTAATTATCGACCAATCGAAGATAGCTATTATTTATGCACAAGGAGAGATAGGTACGGGTAAAGGTAGTAATACCGAAATAGGCGTTGAAAACATATCAAAAGCTCTTGCTGAAGCACGAAAAGATAAAAGTGTTAAAGCAGTTGTTTTGCGCATAAATAGCCCAGGTGGTAGTGCCCTTACATCTGAAACAATTTTGCGTGAAGCCAAGTTGACACAAAAGGAAAAACCATTAATAGTATCTATGGGTAATGTAGCTGCTTCCGGAGGTTATTATATTGCTTGTGCTGCGGATACTATTGTTGCTAGTCCAAATACAATAACAGGCTCTATAGGTGTTTTCGGGATAATGTTTAATGCAGAAAAACTACTTAATTCTAAGTTGGGAATAACTGTTAATACCGTTAAAACAGATCAATATGCTGATATGGGTTCGCAAATGCGAAAGATGACGCATGCCGAAGAGCAGATTATTAGGCAACAAATTGTGAGAGTATATAAAACATTTGTTGGACACGTATCTGAGGCTAGAAAAATGAGTTTTGACGAAGTTGATAAAATCGGAGAAGGACGTGTATGGACTGGCATTGATGCCAAAAACGTAGGACTTGTTGATCTCTTCGGTGGACTAAACGATGCCGTTCGCATTGCAGCCGAGAAAGCAAAAGTTGAGGATTATAGAATTGTTGAATTACCAACGCTTAAAGACCCATTCAAGGTTCTTTTAGAAGAATTTGAAACAGAGGTGGTTGCAAGAATTTCAGGCGATAAAATAGTAGCAGCAAAATATTTGCAACATATCACAAGCGCACTTAAAATGAGTGGAATACAAGCCAGAATGGAGTACGACTTAGATATCAACTAA
- a CDS encoding TolC family protein, with protein sequence MKKVKSLILIVPLLLFGEALYSQKDTILLTFDQLIEIARNKSPHSAMARHTFKASYWQYRSYRAGYLPSLSLTSLPLGINRSLTSYTLPDGSDTFIERRGNNSSVQLNLAQKVPFTGGEFSIGSALQRTDFFTDSLTATSYMLNPINISYKQPLFTFNPYKWERKIEPIRYEEAKKQFQSRLEDISQRAVQQFFDLVLAQINTEISRINYQNNDTLYKIAQGRYNIGTIARDELLQMELTFLNSQNAYKQSLNDYEDYHFRLRSFLGYPNTVILKIVVPDSVPNVVIDSDKALELALKNNPKMLEIQRNMIEAEREVARTRSERILNADLYVSFGLSKTGNELEELTKDMLDQQMVSVGLSIPLVDWGRGKGRYKMALSNLDLTKITGEQEQLDFEQQIFLQVLRFNMQKDQILTAAKADTISQLRFEVAKQRFMVGKVAITDLNIAGNERDGARRNYVSAIRDYWLNYYALRGLTAFDFIRNEEIKVDLEIE encoded by the coding sequence ATGAAAAAGGTTAAGTCGTTGATTCTTATAGTACCATTATTGCTATTTGGAGAGGCTTTGTATTCACAAAAAGACACTATACTGCTTACTTTCGATCAATTAATTGAAATTGCACGCAACAAGTCGCCACATAGTGCCATGGCACGCCATACATTTAAAGCCTCTTATTGGCAATATCGCTCATACAGAGCAGGTTATTTACCCTCGTTATCGCTTACCTCGTTACCACTTGGAATAAACCGTTCGTTAACCTCATACACTCTGCCCGACGGTTCGGACACCTTTATCGAACGACGCGGGAACAACTCTTCCGTACAACTAAATTTAGCACAAAAGGTACCATTTACAGGAGGCGAGTTTTCAATTGGCTCGGCATTGCAGCGCACCGATTTTTTTACCGATAGTCTCACCGCTACATCGTATATGTTGAACCCAATAAACATATCGTACAAACAGCCACTTTTTACATTTAACCCTTATAAATGGGAAAGAAAAATAGAGCCAATACGTTACGAAGAGGCAAAAAAACAGTTCCAGTCAAGATTGGAGGATATTTCGCAACGCGCTGTCCAACAATTTTTTGATTTGGTGTTGGCGCAAATTAACACAGAAATTTCAAGAATTAACTACCAGAATAACGACACTTTGTACAAAATTGCACAAGGGCGTTATAATATTGGAACAATTGCAAGAGATGAACTTTTACAGATGGAGCTAACCTTTCTGAATTCGCAAAATGCTTATAAACAATCTCTTAACGATTACGAGGATTATCATTTTCGGCTACGCTCTTTTTTGGGATATCCAAACACAGTTATTTTAAAAATAGTTGTTCCTGACAGTGTACCAAACGTTGTCATTGATTCAGATAAAGCATTAGAGTTGGCTTTGAAAAATAATCCCAAGATGTTGGAGATACAACGTAACATGATTGAGGCTGAAAGAGAGGTTGCACGTACCAGAAGCGAACGCATTTTAAATGCTGACCTGTATGTCTCATTCGGGTTATCGAAAACAGGTAATGAATTAGAAGAGTTGACAAAAGATATGCTTGACCAGCAAATGGTAAGTGTTGGATTGTCAATACCTTTAGTCGATTGGGGGCGGGGCAAAGGACGTTATAAAATGGCTTTATCTAACCTTGATTTGACAAAAATTACTGGAGAACAGGAACAGCTCGATTTTGAACAACAAATTTTTTTGCAGGTTCTTAGGTTTAATATGCAAAAAGACCAGATTTTAACTGCCGCCAAAGCAGATACGATAAGCCAGTTGCGTTTTGAGGTAGCTAAACAGAGGTTTATGGTAGGCAAGGTAGCCATAACCGACCTGAATATCGCTGGAAACGAACGTGACGGAGCCAGAAGAAACTATGTAAGTGCAATTCGCGATTACTGGCTAAACTATTATGCATTACGAGGACTAACAGCCTTTGATTTTATCAGAAACGAAGAGATAAAAGTTGATTTAGAGATAGAGTAG
- a CDS encoding TonB family protein, giving the protein MNIKYLKIKLIAAIAVCGIIVSCGSNTGKQQDQQSEEATQTEPQQIEELTSDSIYLVTEEPAGWAGTEEERLEKLTPDPKKFKVTEMQVVYVKFVIEKDGTASSIGIVRGVNEEFDKEAIRLVESVEKWTPAVHEGEIVRSAFVYPVEFLPEE; this is encoded by the coding sequence ATGAACATCAAGTATTTAAAAATCAAATTGATTGCCGCAATAGCAGTTTGTGGCATTATCGTTTCATGTGGTTCAAACACAGGTAAACAGCAAGACCAACAAAGTGAAGAAGCTACGCAAACTGAACCTCAACAAATTGAGGAGTTAACGTCAGATTCAATTTATTTGGTAACAGAAGAACCAGCGGGTTGGGCTGGTACCGAAGAGGAGCGTTTAGAAAAACTTACTCCAGACCCTAAAAAGTTTAAAGTTACTGAAATGCAAGTTGTTTATGTAAAATTTGTAATCGAGAAAGACGGTACAGCAAGTTCAATTGGAATTGTGCGAGGAGTTAATGAAGAGTTTGACAAAGAAGCCATTAGACTTGTAGAGTCTGTAGAAAAATGGACACCTGCTGTTCATGAGGGGGAAATAGTTAGAAGCGCGTTTGTTTATCCCGTTGAATTTTTGCCGGAAGAGTAA